From Lemur catta isolate mLemCat1 chromosome 19, mLemCat1.pri, whole genome shotgun sequence, a single genomic window includes:
- the LOC123624215 gene encoding insulin growth factor-like family member 1 — protein MEKLFDCLSVGQCDDPKDRPASSFLPPTPGLAQDPEHRVMGPHPSVLAVLCILTPLYSHSHPALSPPVAPTDAHLMLCQPLTRCGDKFYDPLRYCCYDDAVVPLGTTRRCGNCTFRVCFEQCCPWSLKPQESFLVKMRGQKCSEARTLDDRVCSRVTPARRQWHDH, from the exons ATGGAAAAGCTGTTTGACTGTCTCAGCGTGGGACAGTGTGATGACCCCAAGGACCGTCCTGCATCTTCCT tcctgcccccaacccctggccttGCACAGGACCCTGAGCACAGGGTGATGGGACCCCACCCAT CTGTCTTGGccgttctctgcatcctcacacCCCTCTACTCACACAGTCATCCAG CTCTGTCTCCTCCAGTGGCCCCCACGGATGCTCACCTGATGCTGTGCCAGCCACTCACCAGATGTGGGGACAAGTTCTATGACCCTCTGCGGTACTGTTGCTATGACGACGCTGTGGTGCCCTTGGGTACAACCCGAAGGTGTGGCAACTGCACCTTCAGAGTCTGCTTCGAGCAGTGCTGCCCCTGGTCACTCAAACCCCAGGAGTCCTTCCTGGTGAAGATGAGAGGCCAGAAGTGCTCTGAGGCTCGAACCTTGGACGACAGAGTGTGTAGCAG ggtcacccCAGCTAgaaggcagtggcatgatcat